The following DNA comes from Kaistia sp. 32K.
GCGAACAGAAAGCCGAAATTGAAGGAAAGCTGCCCCTTGAGGAGGCTCAGCCCCACCTGCACGGTGCGGATCGTCGCGTCCGAGGACATCATGTAGACCAGCACATATTCCACCCAGCAGGCGTGGAACGTGAAAATGGCGATCGTCGTGATGATCGGGCGCGCCATCGGCAGCACGATCAGCCCGTAGATCCGCAGATAGCCCGCGCCATCGATCTTGGCGGCCTCGATCACCTCGTTCGGGATCGAGCGGACGAAGGCCGCGGCGAGATAGACGGCAAAGGAGATGTTGAACGCCACATAGGGGATGATGATCCCGAGATGGGTGTTGGTGAGCCCGAGGAAGTTCCCGGCGATGAACAGCGGCACGATCGAGGACGAGATTGTGACCAGCAGCCCCATGATGATCAGCGAAAACAAGATCGGGGTCATCCGCGACGGGATCTTGGTAAAGGCGAACGCCGCCGAGATCGAGAACAGCACCACGATGATGGTGGTCGTCACGCAGAAGATCAGGCTGTTGACGAACAGGTGCGAGAACTCGCCGAGTTCCCAGGCCTGGATATAGTTGTTCAGCGTCCAGTTGACCGGAAACGCCACCATGTTGGAGACGATCTCGGTCTCCGGCTTGAACGAGGTGTAGGTGAGCCAGATCAGCGGGAACAGTGTGAACACGGTGAAGAAGGCGAGCACGGCATAGGCCGCCACCCTGAACAGAACCGGAACCTGGGCCTGGCCGGCTTTCCACGTCGCCATGTCAGTGCGCTCCCTGCTCGTAGCGGCGCGTGAAGCGCGCGGCGATCGCCGACAGGATCAGGATCAGGAAGACGCTGAGCAGGATCAGGACCACGGAAATGGCGCTGCCGAAGCCGTATTTGTAGAAGGAGAAGGTGTTCTGGATCATGTATAGGCCGAGAACGTTGCTGTAATAGCTCGGACCACCATTCGTCATGATCCAGAGTATCTCGAAGCTCTTGAGGCTGCCCGCCACCGCATAGATCGCCGAGGTCAGGAATACCGGGATCTGCTGCGGCAATATGAGGGACTTCAGGATGTTCCACTCGTTGGCGCCGTCGAGCACCGCGGCTTCCAGCATCTCCGGGCTCGTCTTCTGCAGATTGGCGAGGAAGATGATGAAATAGATGCCCGTGTACATCCAAACCAGCACGATCAAATAAGGCAGGATCGCGGTGTTCTTGGAGTTGAAGACGGTGAGCGAGAACATCGGATCGCCGATGGCGCGGCCGATGATCTGCGAGACGAGGCCGGTCGGCGCGAAGACCACGCCGAACAGCAGCGCCACCACGACCGGGCTGAGCAGCGCCGGAAAGAAGATCACCGCCTCGAAGAAGCCCGAGTGGCGCACCAGCCGCCGATGAATGACATAGGCAAGGAAGAAACCGAGCGGGATCTGGCCGATCAGCGAGACCAGCACCACCAGGCCGTTGTTGCGCAGGCCCCACCAGAAGATGGGATCCGAGAACATCACGACGTAGTTGGTGAAGCCGATGAAGTTGGGAATGCCCACGCCGGCCCAGTCGGTGAAGCTCAGCACGAGGCTGTAGACAACCGGAACCACGATCACGAGCCCATAGATCAGAAGGGCCGGTGTGGTTAGCAGCGCGTAGCTGAAGCGGTCGGATCTCGTTTCGGAACCCACGTGCGTCTCTCTCTTGCCGACTCTCTTGGCGACCCGCTTGCCGGCGCTTTCCCGGCGAAGTCGTTCTGTTCTGGGGGGTGCCGCCGCCGCTCACGAGGCGGCGGCGGCACGCTGGCGCGGCTGCTTGGGAGGCACGCGCTTCTGCCAGGGGACTGCTTGGCTACTTGGCCTTGCGGTTGCTGTCGTTGGCGGCGACCCAAGCCTCGTACTTGGCGGCCAGATCTTCCGGCGTCACCGAGCCGAGCACGAGCTCCTGCAGTCCGGCGTTGACGACCTGCATCACGCCCTCGGCGTCGAGACGATCATCGAGGACCGGCAGCACATGCGCGATCGACGACGAGAAGGCGTAGCTCTTCTTCGCCAGCGGATCGGTGAGCATGTCGGCGATGCCGACGTCCTCGGTGTAGATCGGCAGCAGGCCGTACTTGACCGCGATGTCCTTGTTGGACGGATCGAGGTTGAACTTGATCCACTTCCAGGCCGCCTCGGTCTTCTCGTCGTCGAGCTTGGACGACATGCCGAAGCCAGTCGCCGGCTGGCCCGAGGAGGAGTCGGATCCGGCGAGCGCCGCGCCCTCTATGGCGGGAAGCGAACGGATCTCGACGAAGTCCTTCATTTCGGCCGGCAGGGCGGAAGTGAGGTTCACGACTTCCCAGATGCCGCCGATGAAGTAGACGCTGCGGCCGCTGACGAAGGCGGAGAGCGCCTGCTCGCGCGTCGTCGACGGCTCGCTCGGATCGATCAGGCCGGCGTCAACCATCTGCTTGATCTTCTGCAGCGCGCCGACGAAGGGCTCATCCTTGAAGCCGGCGCCCTCGGCGCCCGTGAGCGCATTGGCGAACCATTCCGGCGTGCCGAGACGGCCGACCATCACCGACAGCAGGCAGGACTGCAGCACCCAGCTCGACTGGTCGCCGAAGACGGCGGGACGATAGCCGGCGGCGCGGATGGTCTTGGCCTGCCCCATGAACCCGTCGAGCGTCTTCGGATACTGAAGACCGATCTGGTCGAGCAGCTTGCGGTTCACATAGACGACGTTGGTGAAGTTCACATAGGGAACGCCGATCTCGTAGACCTCGCCGGTCGCCGCCTGCGCTTGGGTGAACACCGGGCGCAGCATCTTGTCGACACCGTCGCGCTGGATCAGCTCGCGCAGATCCTTGGCATAGCCGCGACCGGTCAGGTAGCCGGTGCGCTTGCCGGGCCAGAGCGTGAGGATGTCGGGCAGGTTGCCCGAGATCGCCAGCGCCTGCATCTTGTTGTGATAGGCGTCGTGGTCGAGATAGTCGAACTTGATCGTGATGTCGGGATTGGCGGCGTGGAACCGCTCATAGGTTTCCTGAAGGCGCGCGTAGTCCGGATCCACCTTGGTGTAGGGGAAGATCGCCGTCAGGGTGACATCGGCGCGAGCCAGCGCCGTCGCGCCGAGGCTGATGGCCGTCGCGAACAGCAGCGACGACGCCTTGCGAGCCAATTGGCTCAATGCGTAGTTCATGGGCTTCTCCTCTCAAGCCGACGGGTTACCCCGCGCTACGGCCGAATTTTCTCGTTCCCGAAACAGGCCGGCCAGCCTGTCGCGGGGTCGCAGTCAGATGGATTGGATATCGGCTGGTCCGTGATCTCGCCGGCGACGGCCCAGCTTGCCGCCAGACCGGAACACCGGCCGCCGGTGCGCCCGGTCCTCCTCAAGACCATCCTCCGCACCCGGCCCAAAGCCGCTCCCTACGGCTCGCGTTGGACCTCCGTCCGCCGCAATCCGTAACGTTACGAATAAGACTTCTGGAACCGTTGTCAATCGCAAAAAGGAGACAAACGGCCGCCTTCCCTCGCGGCGCCGCCGAAGCAATTCTAAACGTTACGGAAAAATCTCAGACGCGAGTCAGGGCGTGAGAATGTGGCTGCCGTGATCGACGAATTCGGCCGGCACCACCCGGCACAACTCCGCATAGTCCTCGCCGTCGATGGCCCGCGCCAGCATTTCGGAGAGCAGGTTGGCGATCCCGGCATGCGGGTAGTAGAACGCGCTCGTCGGCGGGTTCAGGAAGTCGTGCAGCCTGGCGCCGCCATAGGTGATGACGCCGAAATCCTTGCCGATGCGCCGTCCCGCCTGGTGCATCGCGGTGATGAAGCCGAGCCCCGCCTCGTCCGAGGCGACGAAGGCTCCCGTCGCCTCCGGATGCCGGAGCAGCACCTCGCGCGCCATGTCGACGCCACTCTGCGGCGTCGTGGCGGAGAAGTGGATCAGTTCGTCCGGCACGGTAAGGTTGCGAGCATTGAACGTCTTGGTCCAGCCCTTCACGAATTGCAGGCTGTAGCTGAACTGGCTCGACGGCGCGAACAGCAGCGGCGCCGGATGCCCGTTGTCGAGCAGCAGCCGCGCCGCGTCGGCGCCGATCTGCTCATGGTCGAGGTCGACATGCGGATGGGCGCTCAGAAGCTCCGTGCGCCCGAAGGTCACGAACGGCATCCCGACCTCGAGCAGGTATTTCACCCGCTCGTCCTGCGGCCGCGTGTGGGTGATGATGATGCCGTCGACTGAGCCCTCGCGGACGAGGTTGCGCACGATCTCGAGCGGATCGTCATGCTGCAGATGGGGCACGATGCCCGTGCGATAGCCGCGCGCCTTCATCGCCGTGGAGACGCCGACGAGCAGCGACGCCGTCACGATGTTGAGCTGGTCCTGCCGCTCGAAGGAGAGCACCATCGCGATCGACTGCGAGCGCCCGGTGCGGAGGTTCACACCGCCGGTATTGGGCCTGTAGCCGAGCTTGTCGGCCGCGCGCTTGACGCGGTCGATCGTCTCGGCGTTCACCTCCGGCCCGTCCTTGAGGGCGCGGCTGACGGTGGTGACGGAGATGCCGAGATGCTCCGCGACCGTGCGCAGCGTCGCCCTGGGCCGCTGGCTCATCGGGATGCTCCGCCGAGGGCCAGCCGAACGGTGCCGAGAGGGTCCAACAATTCGATATGCATCCCGCTTCCCACAAACGCGCCCGGACTGACTCGCCGTTTTGCCCGCTATACTAAGCTATTGTTCCGCCAGCCGTTCAAGCCGCGATTTCGGGCCCTGCCCCGCCGCAAGTCCAAGGAACGGCCGCGCAGAAGACTACGGGCCGAAGCGCGCCGACTATCTCGATGGGGAATTGACTAATTCGGTCCAACGACCGGCGGCTTGCCGGGCCGAATTGGGGTCGCGACCGTTCGAGAAACAAAAAACCGCCGAACCCGGCAGGCGTGGCTGCAGGGTTCGACGGCTTTCGTGAAGGCTCAGGATTGGGGGATCGCGGGCCGCGATCCTATTTGACCGCGCCCATCGCCAGACCGCTCACCAGATTGCGGCGCAGCAGGGCGACGATAACGACGACCGGCAGGCTGCTCAGCAGCGCTGCGGCGGAGAGCTCGCCCCAGTTGACCGCCAGGTAGCCGGTATATTCCGTGGTCAGGAATGCCGGCAGCGTCTGGACGTTGAAGCTCGATAGCGTCAGCACGAAGAACAGATCGTTCCACGAGAACAGGAACGCCAGTCCGGCGACGGTAACGATGCCGGGACGGGCCATCGGCAGGACGATGTCGACCATGATCCGGAACCAGCTGGCGCCGTCGATGATGCCCGCCTCCTCGACTTCCTGCGGGATCTTCTGGAAGAAGGTGCGCAGCACCCAGACGACGACCGCGAGCACCAGCAGGACGTGGGCGATGCCGAGGGCGAGCCGCGTATCCAAGAGGCCGATATAGTCGAAGACCCGCGCCAGCGGCACGATGATGACCACGGCCGGCAGCATCTTCGTCGAGAGGATGAAGTGCGCGATGTCGTTCTTGCCGCGGAAATCGAACCGCGTCAGTGCATAGGAGAAAGGCACGCCGAGCAGCAGGCCGAGGCCGACGCCGATCGCGGTGACGATGATGCTGTCGACGAAGGCCGACAGGAAGGCGGGATTGCCCAGCACGGCGCGATAATTGTCCAGCGTCGGCGTGAACAGGATCTTCGGCGGCACGACGTTGAAATCGAGCGGGCTCTTGAACGACTGCAGCGCCATCCAAAGCACGGGAGCCATGAAGAAGATCGCCGCGAAAACAAGCCAGGCGATCGCGATGCGGCGGGCCAGTGGTGAATGCGTCATTCCGTGTCTCCCTTGGCAATGCGGTCGCCGGCATAGCGCGTGCACAGGACCGTCGAGATCAGCAGCCACAGGCCGATGACGCTGGTGATCGCCGGGCGATAGAACTGGAAGGCTTCCTTATAGGCGCGCAGCACGAGCGTCTCGGTCGACGAGCCGGGGCCGCCCTGCGTGATGATGTAGGTGGTGTCGAACGCCTTGAAGGCTTCCATGAAACGGAAGATCGCCGTGATGATGAGGACGTTGGTCAGAAGCGGCAGGCTGATATCCCAGAGCTCGCGCAGCGGGCGCGCGCCGTCGATCGTCGCCGCCTCATGCACATCCGGCGGCAGCGAGCGGAAGCCGGCATGCAGGATCAGGAAGCAGAAGGGCGTCCACTGCCAGACATCCACCAGGATGACGGTGAACAGCGCCGTGCTGCTGTCCGTCGCCCACGAAAAACCGCTGACGCCGATGAAGCTCAAAAGATGATTGGCGATGCCAGATGTCGGCTCGACGATGGTTCTCCAGATGAGACCCGAGGCCGCCGGCATGATCGCCAAGGGAATGATGAAGACCGACAGGAAGAAGTCCTTACCGCCGCGCACGAACTCCATCGCATAGGCGATGCTCAGCCCGAACAGGAACGAGACGACGGTGGAGGCGACGGTGAATTTCATCGTGACGACGACATTGTTCCAGAAATCCGCCTGCCGGAGCAGATCCAGGAACATCGTCGCGCTCAGGGAGAAGGCCTGACCGGAATCGGGCGCATGGAAGGCGATGTAGAACGTGTAGAGCGTGGGATAGAGCAGCAACGCAAACAGCGCGATGACGACCGGCGCGGTCAGAAACAGGGGGAAGTAGGTATTTTGCCGTAGCATTGAAGATCCTCACGAGAAGCAGTTGCCGGCGCGAGGCGCCGGCAACCTGTCGCTTCGCCCACTCAGTGATTGAGTGCTTTCCGCCAGACGCCCGCGGCGTCCTTCATGGCCGCGTCGGCCGTGGTTTCGTTCAGGATCGTCTTCTGGACACCCTGGCGCAGCGCATCGACGAGCTGCAGGAACGAAACATTGGCGCGGGTCAGCACGGCCGTCTTCAGGGTCGTCTGGACGCTGTCGATGAACTCAGGCCCGAACTTTTCCTTGAGCTCCGGCTGATCCCACGACGAGGCGCGGGCACCCAGCACGCCGGCGCGCGCCAGCTCGGCCTGGACCGGCTTCGACGTCGCCCACTGCATGAAGAGCCAGGCCGCCGGCTTGTTCGCCGTGCCGTTGCTCATCGAGATGGTCCAGTACTGCGAGTTCGAATGCGGGCCCTTCGGACCGGCCGGGAACGGCGCGACGCCGATCTTGTCGCCGATCGTGGACAGCTTGGGATCGACCAGGCGCGGATAGATCACCGACGCGTCGATGAACATCGCCGCCTGGCTCGACAGCATCGCCGTGTTGATCTCGTCCCAGTCGTAGTTGGTGACGCCCTTCGGCGCGTATTTGGCGAGATCCGCATACATCTGGATCGCCTGCACCGTCTCCGGCTTGTCGAGCGCGACCTTCAGGTCGGCGTCCAGATAGTCGCCGCCATAGGAGCTCACCACGCCGTAGAGCGGCCACCAGAGGGCCGGACCACCGCGAACGGTGATGCCGCTCATCTTGCCGCTTTCGGAGATCTTCTTGGCGGCGGCGAGCAGTTCGTCGAAGGTCTTGGGAACGGGGATGCCGAGCTCGGACAGGACGTCCTTGCGGTAGATCAGGAGCTGCGATTCCGCCGTCACCGCCAGATTGGCGAAGGGCGTATTGCCCATGACGGCCGCCTGCTGCGCGCCGGGGAAGAAGTCGTTCCAGTCGTACCAGGCCGCATCCGTCAGCTTCGGATCGTCCATGTACTGCTTGATCTCGGCGACCCAATGCTCCTGCGCATATTTGGGGGCTTCATAGATCTGCGTCATGAAGACGTCGAACTTGAACGTGCCGGCGGTCAGGTCGGCCGGAACCTTGGTCAGAAACTGCTTTTCCGGCAGCTTGCGCAGATCGACCTTGATGCCGGTCAGGCTCTCGAACTGCGGAATGAGCGGCTCGATCGCCTCCTGCCAGGGATGGCGGGTCAGCAGAACCTTGACGGTCTCGCCCTTGAACTGCTGCCAGTCGATGTTCGCCGACTTGAAGTCAGCGTCCGTCACCGCCAGGGCGGGCGACGCGCTGATGGCCATGCCGGCGCTCGCCACGGCGCCCAGCAGGAATTGCTTACGTGTCAGTCCAGTTTTCATCTCTATCCTCCCAGATGATCTGTTGAACAGTGACTTCAGGGCCGCCCCATCATGATGTCGACGGCGCGGTCGGCGGCCGCCATGACCGGCGCGTTGGTGTTGCCGCAGACGAGATTCGGGAAAAACGAGGCGTCGAAGACGCGCAGCCCCTCCACGCCCTTGACCTTGAGGTCGGGCGTCAGCACAGCCATGGGGTCGTCCTCGCGGCCCATGCGGCAGGTGCCGACCGGGTGGTAGTTGGTCTTGACGGTCCGGCGGCAATGCGCGGCGAGCGCCTCATCGCTGGTGACGTCCGGACCCGGCAGAAGCTCGCGGGTGGCGATCTCGGCCATCGGCGCAGTCTTGAACACCTCGCGCGCGAAGCGCAGCCCGGCGATCGAGATCCGCATGTCCTCGGGATGTCCGAGATAGTTCGGATTGACCAGCGGCATCGCCCTCGGATCGGCCGAGCGCAACTGCACGCTGCCGCGCGCCTTCGGCCGCGCGAGGCAGGAATGCAGCGTGACGCCCGGAACGTCCGGAAGCGGCGTCACGTCGCGATCGAGATAGACGGCGGGAATGCAGTAGAACTGCAGCGTCGGCTCGCGGCCGGCCTGGTCGTTGGGCGCCCGTTCGGGATCCACATAGGCGCAGACATCGCAGCCGATGGAATTGACGGGGCCGGTTCCGAACAGGAGATACTGCAGCCCGTTCATGATCATCTTCAGGCCGGTATCGTCGTGGTGATAGCCGTAGCCGGGCAATGCCTGCGAGATCACCGGCACTTCATGGTGGTCCTGCAGATTGTTGCCGACGCCCGGCGAATCCACGCGCACGTCGATGCCGTGCTGGCGGAGATGCTCGGCCGGGCCGATGCCGGACAGCATGAGCAGCTTCGGCGTCACATAGGCGCCGGCCGTCAGGATGACTTCCGTGGAGGCGTAGGCGGTCGCCCTGCCCGACGGGCCCTCATAGTCGATGCCGACGGCGCGGCTTCCTTCGAAGATCAGCCCCATGGCGCGGGCGTTCGTGCGCACGACGAGACGGCTGTCGCCCTCGACCGCCGACAGGAAAGCCTTCGTGGCGTTCGAGCGCTTGCCGTCGCCGATCGTCGTCTGCATCCAGCCGACGCCGCGCTGCTCGCCGGAGTTGAAATCGGGGTTGTACGGGAACCCCATTGCCTGCAAGCTCTTCACGAAGATCCGGCTCGTCTCGCAGGTGTACCGGACATCCGACACCTTCAGCGGACCGCCATGCCCGTGCGCCTCATTGAAGAAGCGGTTGTTGTCTTCCTGCTTGCGGAAATGCGGGAGGATCTCGGAATAATTCCAGCCGCTGTTGCTGCCGGTCACCGCGCCCCATTCGTCATAGTCGGACGGACGGCCGCGCATGTAGACCATGCCGTTGACCGTGCTGCCGCCGCCGAGAACCTTCGCCTGCGGAATGACATGCACGCGGCCGCCAAGCTGGTCCTGCACCGTCGTCTCATGACGCGTCACATAACGGCCGCCGTCGAGCAGCTTCACGAAGGCTGCCGGCATCTTCATGAGCGGGTGCCGGTCGCGACCGCCTGCTTCGAGCAGGAGCACCCGCGCGCCGAAATCGGCCACCAGGCGCGCCGCCGTCACGCAGCCCGCGCTGCCGCCACCGACGACGATGTAGTCAAAATTCTCTCTCATGGCCCCTCCCGGAGCAGGCGGCTTTTATCTTGACGCGCGATTGATCAAATTGATCACTTTGCACGTGCATTCCGTGATGAATTTGCGTAAATACACACAGGAAACGATCACACGCAACAGCATTTTTCGATCACATTTCCGGAAGCGATCAAATTCCGTGAAGAATCGTGCTTGTTATGATCATTTTCTAATGCTACAGCCTACGAACATCCAAAACGGTGATCAATATGATCAAATCGATCAAAACAGGGCGGGAAGACGCTATCCTCGCTCTGCTGGCAGAGAAGAAGCGCGCGACGATCTGGGACTTCTGCTCCCATATCGAAGGCGTCTCTGCCGTCACGATCCGCCGTGACATCGCCCGGATGGCCGAGGCGGGACAATTGCTGCGCACGCATGGCGGGGCGGCGCTTCTGCCGGCCGGCGCCTCTCCGGAAGCGCCGGGGCGCGAGGCGAGCGACTACTCCGACGCAATCAGCGACGTGGATGCGATCATCCTGCCGCCGATCGAAGGCCGGGGCGCCGATACGCTGCGCATGATGGCGCGCCGTCGCTCCATTCCCTTCCTGGCCGAATCTTCGCCGCAGGCCGGCGGTGTCTATCTGGGGCCGGACAATTATGCTGCCGGCCACGACCTCGGCCGTCTCGCCGGGCACTATTTGTCCGATCGGCTGAGCTCGGTCAGCCTTCTCCTGATATCGCTCAGCGAACTCGCCAACACGCGCCAGCGCGGCGAAGGCTTCCTGGCGGGACTCAAGGAGACCTTTCCCGGCGATATCCAGGTGTCGAAGGTCGAAGGGCACGGCAGCTATGCGCACTCGCTGCGCGTCAGTTCCGATGCTTTCGAGACACGGCGCGACATCAATGTCGTGTTCGGCGTCAATGATCATTCGATCATGGCCGCGATCGAGGCCGGCGAGCGGCTGTCGATCGCGCCGCTGTTCGCCTTCTCCGTCGGCGGCGAAGGCAGCGCCCTGTTCGATCTGATCGCCCGCGGCGGCAAGCTGACAGCGTGCGCGGCGCTGTTCCCCGAGGTCGTGGGAACGCGCGCCATCAACGCGCTGGCGGCCGCTCTGAACGGCGGCCCGATGCCGGCGGAGATCGAGACGCCGCACCACGTGCTGACATCAGACAATCTGCGCGAGTTCTATCAGCAGGAAGCGGGACGCTGGCGGCTGAAGGAAACCGCCCGCAAGGCGCTCCTCGGCGGCGAGGAGCCCGTCACCCGGATGAGACGCCCGGCCTCGGTCGGCTTCGTCCCGCACTATCCCGCCCATAGCTGGTATCGCGCCATGGAAAGCGCGATGCGCGAACGGGCGACCGCCCTCGGCCTCGAACTACGGGTCGTCGCGCCGCAGGCGGGAATTGCGCAGGAAATCGACGCGCTCCGCGCGGTGATCGCCAAAGCGGCGGTTGCGAAGATCCAGCCCGGTGAGACGGTGCTGGTGAATTCGGGGGTGTTCTGCCCCTATCTCAGCGCGGAGCTCGAGAAGCGTACCGACGTGACGATCGTGACGAACTCGCTCCACCTGATGGAGCAGCTCTGCGGTCCGACGGCGCCCAAGGTGATCATGACGAGCGGCGAATACCAGCCGTCGCATCACTGCATGGTGGGCCCCAGCCTCGGCGCGCTGTTCGAGACGCTGCGGGTCGATCGGGCCTTCCTTTCGGTGGACGGCATTTCGGCCGGCTTCGGTGTCTCGTCCGTCGACGAGCGGCTGGCGCTGGCGGCGCGGCGCTTCATTTCCGCCTCGCGCGACGTGTGCATCCTGGCGGACCATTCGCTGGTCGGCCTCGAGAAGAACCACCGGATCGCAGGGCTATCACAGCTTACTGAAATCATTACGGATTCTGGATCCCTGGCGAGCGATCGCCTGGAGTTTGCGGCGGCCGGCATGCGTGTGACGCTGGCCGATCACAAGATGGAGAATGCACCGGGCGAGCCCGATGCATGGGAGAGCGCATCGTGAGCATTTCAGCATAAGGCTGACACCGGAACTCTGAGTTCCGGGAATGACCGACATCGACAGCAAGACGAGGCCCAGCGCGCCCTGCGCGTCTGGGAATGGCGAAGCATGGACGAAAATCTGATACTGCGTGAAGAGCTCGAGCCCGGAATAGTCAGGCTCACCTTTAACCGGCCCGAGAAGCTCAACGCCCTGTCGACGCCGATGATCCGGCTCTTCAGCGATCATCTCGAGCAGATCGAAGGCGATGCGTCCGTGCGGGTCGTCATCCTGGCGGGCGCCGGCGGCAAGGCCTTCGTGGCCGGCGCCGACATCGCCGAATATCGCGGCAACCGGCACAAGGAATTCGTCGCCTACCAGCTCGAGAGCCGCCAGGTCTTCGACCGGCTGGAAGCGCTGTCCAAGCCCGTGATCGCGGCGATCGACGGCTATGCGCTCGGCGGCGGGTTCGAGATCGCGCTTTGCTGCGACACCATCATCTGCTCGCGCAGCGCGCGCCTCGGATTGCCGGAGGGGCTGCTCGGCCTGTCGCCCGGCGGCGGCGGCACGCAGCGCCTGACCCGCGCGGTCGGACGCTACGTCGCCTCCGACATCATGCTGGGCGCCTGGCGCATCTCCGGCGAACGCGCCCACCAGCTCGGTATCGCGGTCGAGATCTGCGACAGCGAGGCCCTGTTCGACGTCGTCCTGCAGCGCGCCCGCGGCATGCTCAAATGCGCGCCGCAGGCCCAGGTCCTGATGAAGCGGCTGATCCGTCAGGGCGGCGACGCCGCCCTGCCCGTCGCCCAGTCGCTGGAGCAGGAATACCTCTTCCGCCTTTACCAAACCGACGACGCCCAGGAAGGCATCGATGCCTTTCTGGACAAGCGCGCACCTGACTTTCGGGGGATTTGATGCCACTCCTGCTTGCTGACAAGACAGCGATCATCACCGGCGCCGGCATGGGCATCGGCCGCGCCTGCGCCAAGGCCCTTTCGGGCGCCGGCGCGTCCATCGTGATCGCCGATATCGACGAGGCGGCGGGCCGCGCCGTCGAAGCGGACATCGTCGCCGCCGGCGGCCAGGCACGTTTCGTCCGATGCGACGTCAATGTCATGGCCGATGTCGCCAGCACGGTGGAAACAGCCAAGGAAGCCTTCGGCGGCATCGACATCCTGGTCAACAACGCCGCGCGCGCCATCGGCGGCGCTGTCGACGAAATCGACGAGGACAGCTGGAACACGGTCCTTTCGACCAACTTGACCAGCGTCTGGCGTTTCATGCGGCTCTGCGTTCCGGAGATGAAGGCGCGCGGCGCCGGCGCGGTCGTCTCGGTGTCCTCGGTGCAGGCCCTGACCGGCTTCGCAGGATGGGCCGCCTACGCCGCCGCCAAGGGCGGGATCAACTCGCTGACCCAGCAGGCCGCGCTGGATCTGGCGCCGCACGGCATCCGCGTCAACGCGGTGGCCCCCGGCACGATCATGACGCCGCTCAACGAGAAGATCTTTAAGGAGCACGCCCATCCGGAAGAGCTGATCCGGACCTGGAACCAGGCGCATCCGCTGGGACGCTTCGGGCAGCCGGAAGAAGTGGCGGAGGCGGTTCTGTTTCTGGCGTCGCCGCAGTCGTCCTTCATCACGGGCACCATCGTCCGGGTCGACGGCGGCCTGCTGATCAAGGGCGAGTAGGACTGGGAATCAGGCGGCGCAACACCATTCGCGGCGCCCGTTCCCCCGAAGGTCGAACGTCAGGCCGGCACGGTTTTCGATGCCCGTCGAGACGGGTCTTCTTGGAGGAAATTCATCATGGCGACAGTAACGCTCGCAAACCTGAACAAACAATGGGGCACGTTTACCGGCGTCAGCGATCTCTCCCTCGATATCGCGGACGGTGAATTCCTCGTGCTGCTGGGCTCGTCGGGCTGCGGCAAGACGACGACCATGCGCATGATCGCCGGCCTGGAAGAGCCGACCTCGGGCGACATCCGGATCGACGGCAGGCTCGTGAACGGCGTTCATCCGCGCGA
Coding sequences within:
- a CDS encoding ABC transporter substrate-binding protein codes for the protein MKTGLTRKQFLLGAVASAGMAISASPALAVTDADFKSANIDWQQFKGETVKVLLTRHPWQEAIEPLIPQFESLTGIKVDLRKLPEKQFLTKVPADLTAGTFKFDVFMTQIYEAPKYAQEHWVAEIKQYMDDPKLTDAAWYDWNDFFPGAQQAAVMGNTPFANLAVTAESQLLIYRKDVLSELGIPVPKTFDELLAAAKKISESGKMSGITVRGGPALWWPLYGVVSSYGGDYLDADLKVALDKPETVQAIQMYADLAKYAPKGVTNYDWDEINTAMLSSQAAMFIDASVIYPRLVDPKLSTIGDKIGVAPFPAGPKGPHSNSQYWTISMSNGTANKPAAWLFMQWATSKPVQAELARAGVLGARASSWDQPELKEKFGPEFIDSVQTTLKTAVLTRANVSFLQLVDALRQGVQKTILNETTADAAMKDAAGVWRKALNH
- a CDS encoding GMC family oxidoreductase, with translation MRENFDYIVVGGGSAGCVTAARLVADFGARVLLLEAGGRDRHPLMKMPAAFVKLLDGGRYVTRHETTVQDQLGGRVHVIPQAKVLGGGSTVNGMVYMRGRPSDYDEWGAVTGSNSGWNYSEILPHFRKQEDNNRFFNEAHGHGGPLKVSDVRYTCETSRIFVKSLQAMGFPYNPDFNSGEQRGVGWMQTTIGDGKRSNATKAFLSAVEGDSRLVVRTNARAMGLIFEGSRAVGIDYEGPSGRATAYASTEVILTAGAYVTPKLLMLSGIGPAEHLRQHGIDVRVDSPGVGNNLQDHHEVPVISQALPGYGYHHDDTGLKMIMNGLQYLLFGTGPVNSIGCDVCAYVDPERAPNDQAGREPTLQFYCIPAVYLDRDVTPLPDVPGVTLHSCLARPKARGSVQLRSADPRAMPLVNPNYLGHPEDMRISIAGLRFAREVFKTAPMAEIATRELLPGPDVTSDEALAAHCRRTVKTNYHPVGTCRMGREDDPMAVLTPDLKVKGVEGLRVFDASFFPNLVCGNTNAPVMAAADRAVDIMMGRP
- a CDS encoding substrate-binding domain-containing protein, which produces MIKSIKTGREDAILALLAEKKRATIWDFCSHIEGVSAVTIRRDIARMAEAGQLLRTHGGAALLPAGASPEAPGREASDYSDAISDVDAIILPPIEGRGADTLRMMARRRSIPFLAESSPQAGGVYLGPDNYAAGHDLGRLAGHYLSDRLSSVSLLLISLSELANTRQRGEGFLAGLKETFPGDIQVSKVEGHGSYAHSLRVSSDAFETRRDINVVFGVNDHSIMAAIEAGERLSIAPLFAFSVGGEGSALFDLIARGGKLTACAALFPEVVGTRAINALAAALNGGPMPAEIETPHHVLTSDNLREFYQQEAGRWRLKETARKALLGGEEPVTRMRRPASVGFVPHYPAHSWYRAMESAMRERATALGLELRVVAPQAGIAQEIDALRAVIAKAAVAKIQPGETVLVNSGVFCPYLSAELEKRTDVTIVTNSLHLMEQLCGPTAPKVIMTSGEYQPSHHCMVGPSLGALFETLRVDRAFLSVDGISAGFGVSSVDERLALAARRFISASRDVCILADHSLVGLEKNHRIAGLSQLTEIITDSGSLASDRLEFAAAGMRVTLADHKMENAPGEPDAWESAS
- a CDS encoding enoyl-CoA hydratase/isomerase family protein, giving the protein MDENLILREELEPGIVRLTFNRPEKLNALSTPMIRLFSDHLEQIEGDASVRVVILAGAGGKAFVAGADIAEYRGNRHKEFVAYQLESRQVFDRLEALSKPVIAAIDGYALGGGFEIALCCDTIICSRSARLGLPEGLLGLSPGGGGTQRLTRAVGRYVASDIMLGAWRISGERAHQLGIAVEICDSEALFDVVLQRARGMLKCAPQAQVLMKRLIRQGGDAALPVAQSLEQEYLFRLYQTDDAQEGIDAFLDKRAPDFRGI
- a CDS encoding SDR family NAD(P)-dependent oxidoreductase, which translates into the protein MPLLLADKTAIITGAGMGIGRACAKALSGAGASIVIADIDEAAGRAVEADIVAAGGQARFVRCDVNVMADVASTVETAKEAFGGIDILVNNAARAIGGAVDEIDEDSWNTVLSTNLTSVWRFMRLCVPEMKARGAGAVVSVSSVQALTGFAGWAAYAAAKGGINSLTQQAALDLAPHGIRVNAVAPGTIMTPLNEKIFKEHAHPEELIRTWNQAHPLGRFGQPEEVAEAVLFLASPQSSFITGTIVRVDGGLLIKGE